One genomic segment of Prosthecobacter fusiformis includes these proteins:
- a CDS encoding iron-containing alcohol dehydrogenase, translating to MPFSPFDHHPRTRLIFGNGTLSQIGELTRELGGRRALIVSDPGIVKAGYVTRAASYLLTAGVQTRVYGDVRENPSTEDVDRCVEIAREFQTDFIIGLGGGSSMDTAKGCNFILTNGGRMQDYWGTGKATQPMLPMIAIPTTAGTGSECQSYALISDAETHVKMACGDVKAAAKVAILDPELTVSQPHRVTVCTGVDALSHALETAVTNKGNAWSTVFSREAFRLCHEGFTRILADSKNLEARGQMLLGAAYAGIAIENSMLGAAHSCANPLTAKFHVVHGEAVGVMLPHIIRFNSALPECAAVYASYYEGDLAQRVTELLSLAQMPLKISSYGVQESDLSSLAEMAMKQWTAQFNPRPLTVADFADLYRSAM from the coding sequence ATGCCTTTTTCCCCCTTTGACCATCATCCCCGCACCCGACTCATTTTTGGAAACGGTACGCTCTCCCAAATCGGCGAACTGACCCGGGAACTGGGAGGCAGGCGGGCGTTGATCGTCAGTGATCCTGGCATTGTCAAAGCTGGCTACGTGACCCGCGCGGCATCCTATCTTTTGACGGCGGGCGTGCAGACACGTGTCTATGGAGATGTACGCGAGAATCCCAGCACGGAAGATGTGGACCGGTGTGTGGAAATCGCCCGTGAATTCCAGACAGACTTTATCATCGGTCTGGGCGGCGGTAGCAGCATGGATACAGCCAAGGGCTGCAACTTCATTCTGACCAACGGCGGCCGGATGCAGGACTACTGGGGGACCGGGAAAGCCACGCAGCCCATGCTGCCGATGATCGCCATTCCCACCACAGCAGGCACGGGTAGCGAGTGCCAAAGCTACGCCCTCATCTCTGACGCGGAAACTCATGTGAAAATGGCGTGTGGGGATGTCAAAGCCGCCGCCAAAGTCGCCATTCTTGATCCTGAGCTAACCGTTTCACAACCCCATCGGGTGACGGTCTGTACCGGTGTGGATGCGCTTTCCCATGCGCTGGAAACGGCAGTCACCAACAAAGGCAATGCGTGGTCCACGGTCTTTTCCCGAGAGGCGTTCCGTCTCTGCCACGAAGGGTTTACCCGCATCCTCGCGGATTCCAAAAATCTCGAAGCTCGGGGCCAGATGCTACTCGGTGCAGCCTATGCGGGCATCGCCATTGAGAACTCCATGCTCGGTGCAGCACACTCCTGCGCCAATCCTTTGACGGCCAAATTTCATGTCGTTCATGGCGAAGCCGTGGGCGTCATGCTTCCTCACATCATCCGTTTTAATTCCGCCCTACCCGAGTGTGCAGCCGTTTACGCCAGCTATTACGAGGGCGACCTTGCGCAGCGCGTCACAGAGCTTCTTTCCCTGGCCCAAATGCCTCTGAAAATCTCCAGCTATGGCGTCCAGGAATCCGATCTGTCCTCGCTAGCTGAAATGGCGATGAAACAGTGGACCGCACAATTCAATCCCCGCCCACTCACCGTCGCCGACTTTGCTGACCTTTATCGCTCTGCGATGTAA
- a CDS encoding aldehyde dehydrogenase family protein has protein sequence MSSIPHLPALRKGRPYESLDKVPVKDHKTGEVCAEVSQVNAGIVRKDLGKIGEARKALKKFTVAQLVEITAKAGDLFLNGTLPLGDKGHTQSPEEYIATLSRTSGLPHIMVKRNMAKLHYALTHMDEILNGLSRGLDMSVIDLGFGTQANCPVSYFPTTNSLGLVMPSNSPAVNSLWLPAIALKIPVVIKPGREEPWTPFRLIQAFIAAGAPPEAFGFYPTDHEGSGEVVKLSGRNLVFGDVAMAKMYEGNPSVQVHGPGWSKIIIGEDKIEDWKDYIDVIVSSISDNGGRSCINASAVIVPKYGKEIADAIAQRLGPVEPLPADDENARLSGFANTKMADYIDGVIDADLADKPGAEDVTAKYRNGPRKVEFQGGTFLRPTIIHCNSWDHPLANREFLCPYASVVEVKQSEVLSKIGYSLIVTAITEDPAFTDELLECPTIDRLNLGPISTMKISWDQPHEGNMFEFLYKRRSIDRA, from the coding sequence ATGTCATCCATTCCCCACCTCCCCGCTCTGCGCAAAGGCCGTCCCTACGAATCGCTCGACAAAGTACCGGTCAAAGATCACAAAACTGGCGAGGTATGCGCGGAAGTCAGCCAGGTGAATGCAGGGATTGTGCGCAAGGATCTGGGAAAGATCGGCGAGGCCCGCAAAGCCCTGAAAAAATTCACGGTGGCCCAGTTGGTCGAGATCACAGCCAAAGCAGGTGACCTTTTCCTGAACGGCACACTGCCACTGGGTGACAAGGGGCATACACAAAGCCCCGAAGAATACATCGCCACTCTCTCCCGCACCAGCGGCCTTCCCCACATCATGGTGAAGCGGAACATGGCCAAGCTGCACTATGCGCTGACCCACATGGATGAGATCCTCAATGGTCTTTCCCGTGGGCTCGATATGAGCGTCATTGACCTGGGATTCGGCACCCAGGCCAATTGCCCCGTCTCGTATTTTCCCACCACGAATTCTTTGGGACTCGTGATGCCGAGTAACTCGCCAGCGGTCAACTCCCTCTGGCTGCCAGCCATCGCCCTGAAGATCCCAGTGGTCATCAAACCGGGGCGTGAGGAACCCTGGACCCCCTTCCGCCTTATCCAGGCTTTCATCGCCGCCGGAGCACCCCCTGAAGCCTTCGGTTTTTATCCCACTGACCATGAAGGCAGCGGCGAAGTGGTGAAACTCAGTGGCCGTAATCTCGTCTTCGGTGATGTCGCCATGGCGAAGATGTACGAAGGCAATCCTTCCGTCCAGGTCCACGGCCCAGGCTGGAGCAAGATCATCATCGGCGAAGACAAGATCGAAGACTGGAAAGACTACATTGATGTCATCGTCAGTTCCATCAGTGACAACGGTGGTCGCTCCTGCATCAATGCTTCGGCCGTGATCGTGCCGAAGTATGGCAAGGAAATCGCAGATGCCATCGCCCAGCGCCTCGGCCCTGTGGAGCCTCTGCCAGCCGATGATGAAAACGCGCGTCTGTCCGGCTTTGCCAACACCAAGATGGCTGATTACATTGATGGCGTCATTGATGCCGATCTCGCCGACAAACCCGGTGCAGAGGACGTCACCGCCAAATATCGCAATGGTCCACGGAAAGTGGAGTTCCAGGGAGGCACCTTTTTGCGTCCGACGATCATTCATTGCAACAGTTGGGATCATCCGCTGGCCAACCGGGAATTCCTTTGCCCCTACGCCAGTGTCGTCGAGGTGAAGCAATCCGAGGTATTGAGCAAAATTGGTTATTCCCTGATTGTCACAGCAATCACTGAAGACCCAGCCTTCACGGACGAATTGCTCGAATGTCCGACCATTGACCGCCTCAACCTCGGACCGATCAGCACGATGAAGATCAGTTGGGACCAGCCGCATGAAGGAAACATGTTCGAGTTCCTCTACAAGCGCCGTTCGATCGACCGCGCCTGA